From one Bacteroides eggerthii genomic stretch:
- a CDS encoding carboxymuconolactone decarboxylase family protein yields MNRIILISVFTFFTVNVMAQKKIVQTAGRDQLGEFAPKFAELNDDVLFGEVWSRTDKLGLRDRSLVTITSLISQGITDSSLTFHLQSAKKNGITRTEIAEIITHIGFYAGWPKAWAAFRLAKDVWAEDANGEDAKAAFQREMIFPIGEPNTAYAQYFIGNSYLAPVSREQVNISNVTFEPRCRNNWHIHRATKGGGQMLIGVAGRGWYQEEGKPAVEILPGTVVHIPAGVKHWHGAASDSWFAHLAFEVSGENTSNEWLEPVTDEQYDKLK; encoded by the coding sequence ATGAACCGAATCATTTTAATTTCAGTATTCACTTTTTTTACAGTCAATGTCATGGCACAGAAAAAGATTGTACAAACCGCAGGGCGCGACCAGTTGGGTGAGTTCGCCCCAAAATTTGCGGAACTCAACGATGATGTCCTTTTTGGTGAGGTGTGGAGCCGTACCGATAAACTCGGCTTGCGCGACCGCAGTCTGGTTACAATTACATCGCTCATCAGTCAGGGCATTACCGACAGCTCGCTGACATTTCATTTGCAGTCGGCAAAAAAGAACGGTATCACCCGTACGGAGATTGCGGAGATTATCACGCATATCGGGTTTTATGCAGGTTGGCCAAAGGCATGGGCGGCTTTTCGTCTTGCCAAGGATGTGTGGGCGGAAGATGCAAACGGAGAGGATGCTAAGGCAGCATTCCAGCGTGAGATGATTTTCCCGATAGGTGAACCGAATACGGCATACGCGCAGTATTTCATTGGCAACAGTTATCTTGCACCCGTTTCGAGAGAGCAGGTAAACATTTCCAATGTCACATTCGAGCCGCGTTGCCGCAACAACTGGCACATACACAGAGCTACAAAAGGCGGCGGCCAGATGCTTATCGGTGTAGCCGGACGAGGCTGGTATCAGGAAGAGGGTAAACCGGCGGTGGAGATTCTTCCCGGTACGGTTGTCCATATTCCCGCAGGTGTGAAGCATTGGCATGGTGCGGCATCCGACAGCTGGTTTGCACATCTTGCATTCGAGGTTTCCGGTGAGAACACCTCCAATGAGTGGCTGGAGCCGGTAACAGATGAACAATATGATAAACTAAAATAA
- a CDS encoding flavodoxin: MYKLLFALLMTVGMTTVMCAQQKQKMNSKHSNSKILVAYFSATGTTARAAEKLGAAVGGDLYPIAPAQPYTSADLDWNNKRSRSSVEMNDPKMRPAIKSKKENIGTYDVVFIGYPIWWDLAPRIINTFIEGHSLKGKTVVPFATSGGSSIGNSATVLKKTYPDLNWKEGRLLNRTDEKAIRAWLDVIAVK; the protein is encoded by the coding sequence ATGTATAAATTACTATTTGCACTGCTGATGACAGTCGGAATGACTACGGTAATGTGCGCACAGCAAAAACAGAAGATGAACAGTAAACATTCGAACAGCAAAATATTGGTCGCCTATTTCTCGGCAACCGGTACGACAGCCCGCGCAGCAGAAAAGTTGGGAGCAGCGGTGGGTGGAGACCTCTATCCGATAGCTCCTGCACAGCCTTATACAAGTGCAGATCTTGATTGGAACAATAAGCGGTCGCGTAGTTCGGTTGAAATGAACGATCCGAAGATGCGTCCGGCAATCAAAAGTAAAAAAGAAAATATCGGCACTTATGATGTGGTTTTTATCGGTTATCCTATCTGGTGGGACCTTGCTCCGCGAATTATCAACACATTCATAGAAGGTCATAGCCTGAAAGGCAAGACGGTAGTCCCATTTGCCACTTCGGGAGGCAGTTCGATTGGCAATAGCGCAACTGTATTGAAGAAAACCTACCCCGACTTGAACTGGAAGGAGGGACGTTTGCTCAATCGTACGGACGAGAAGGCTATTCGTGCGTGGCTCGATGTGATTGCTGTGAAATAG
- a CDS encoding B12-binding domain-containing radical SAM protein yields the protein MKILWIDLNSSYAHSSLALPALHAQIADDTSIEWASVSSTINENIGTIVEEAYRHKPDILAATAWLFNHEQLLHITSRLKALLPETCLILGGPEFLGDNEFFLRKNPFVNCVFRGEGEEAFPRWLSCWNHPEQWNTISGLCFLDSDAQYRDNGTARVLNFSGLIPPEKSRFFNWSKPFVQLETTRGCFNTCAFCVSGGEKPIRTLSIDSIRRRLQIIHEHGIKNVRVLDRTFNYNARRAKELLQLFLEFPDIRFHLEIHPALLSEELKEELRRLPQGLLHLEAGIQSLREPVLKQSRRMGKLSDALAGLEFLCSLPNMETHADLIAGLPLYHLNEIFEDVYTLAGYNAGEIQLESLKLLPGTEMRRQAETLGIHYSPFPPYEVLETNEISVGELQTARQLSRLLDGFYNIPAWQALTRELILNDKTFLHKFLEYLIRINLIDQPMSLEKRGLILYEYCKQNCPEYQTQASIAWIEAGMSLKKAPAEKAKTKHQVPPEKWEVIYGHYKDSLRLCFLPTDDSSQSGYWFGFESEIQRTTPVFKAKTISQQSHRATHE from the coding sequence ATGAAAATCCTCTGGATAGACCTAAATAGTTCTTATGCCCATTCCTCACTGGCGCTCCCCGCACTACACGCGCAGATAGCAGACGACACTTCCATCGAGTGGGCCTCCGTATCCTCTACAATCAATGAAAACATAGGAACTATTGTAGAGGAAGCCTACCGGCATAAGCCCGACATTCTTGCCGCTACGGCCTGGCTCTTCAACCACGAACAATTACTGCATATCACATCAAGGCTAAAAGCCTTGCTCCCTGAAACCTGCCTCATATTGGGTGGTCCGGAATTTCTCGGAGACAATGAATTCTTTCTACGTAAAAATCCTTTTGTGAACTGCGTATTCAGAGGAGAAGGAGAAGAAGCCTTTCCCCGGTGGCTGTCATGCTGGAACCATCCGGAACAGTGGAATACAATCTCCGGGCTGTGCTTCCTGGATTCTGATGCGCAATACAGAGACAACGGAACAGCCCGGGTTTTGAATTTCTCCGGACTCATTCCACCCGAAAAAAGCCGTTTTTTCAATTGGAGCAAGCCGTTCGTACAACTTGAAACCACACGCGGATGCTTCAATACATGCGCTTTTTGTGTCAGCGGCGGTGAGAAACCCATACGTACCCTCTCCATCGACAGCATCCGCCGGCGACTTCAAATCATCCACGAACATGGCATCAAAAACGTACGCGTACTCGACCGTACATTCAATTATAATGCACGCCGGGCAAAAGAACTGCTCCAACTGTTTTTAGAATTTCCCGACATACGTTTTCACTTAGAGATACATCCGGCTCTTCTTTCCGAAGAATTAAAAGAAGAATTGAGGCGGTTACCTCAAGGACTACTTCACCTTGAAGCAGGAATCCAGAGCTTGCGTGAGCCCGTTCTCAAACAAAGCCGCCGCATGGGTAAATTGTCCGATGCGTTGGCCGGATTGGAATTTCTCTGTTCACTCCCCAATATGGAGACTCATGCCGACCTCATTGCCGGACTTCCACTCTATCATCTCAATGAAATCTTTGAAGATGTATACACCCTTGCCGGATATAATGCGGGAGAAATACAGCTGGAATCGCTTAAGCTACTTCCCGGTACGGAAATGCGCCGACAGGCAGAAACACTTGGCATACATTACTCTCCTTTCCCGCCCTACGAAGTTTTAGAGACAAACGAAATCAGTGTTGGCGAGCTGCAAACAGCCCGCCAACTGTCCCGCCTTTTAGACGGTTTCTATAATATACCTGCCTGGCAAGCCCTAACCCGGGAACTAATATTGAACGACAAGACATTCTTGCATAAGTTCCTCGAATACCTGATACGGATAAATCTCATCGACCAGCCTATGAGCTTGGAAAAACGAGGACTTATACTTTACGAATACTGCAAACAAAACTGCCCAGAATATCAGACGCAAGCCAGCATTGCATGGATAGAAGCCGGCATGTCATTAAAAAAAGCCCCGGCAGAAAAAGCCAAAACCAAACATCAGGTACCACCGGAAAAGTGGGAAGTCATATACGGGCACTACAAAGACAGCCTCAGACTTTGCTTTCTCCCGACCGACGATAGCAGCCAAAGCGGCTATTGGTTTGGATTTGAGTCTGAAATTCAAAGAACTACTCCTGTGTTCAAAGCGAAAACTATTTCACAGCAATCACATCGAGCCACGCACGAATAG
- a CDS encoding CapA family protein, with protein MKAFIASIFLLYSVVLSAQKRITLLFVGDLMQHQAQIDAARTPDGKYDYSSCFALVKEQISHADIAIGNLEVTLGGKPYRGYPTFSAPDEYLQAIKDAGFDVLLTANNHCLDRGKKGLERTIAQIDSLSIPYAGTYRNVAERTQRYPLFIRKKGFCIAILNYTYGTNGIKATPPNIVNYINKETILKDIHSAQAVRPDAIIACMHWGEEYQSLPNREQRELADWLLEQGVIHIIGSHPHVIQPMELREDGNQQHAVVYSLGNFISNMSAANTDGGLIFTLQLEKYPLPSPIHPLQGRLSYSPLPDSFIPSFPFSRVAQCGYTLVWTARPTLTGGKNYILYPSYSPIDQLPQAARNRLNIFTKNSREFLFKHNTGVCENSK; from the coding sequence ATGAAAGCGTTCATTGCCTCTATCTTTCTACTGTATAGCGTAGTCCTTTCTGCACAAAAAAGGATTACGCTATTATTTGTAGGAGATTTGATGCAACACCAGGCACAAATAGACGCTGCCCGTACCCCCGACGGAAAATACGATTATTCTTCTTGCTTTGCTCTCGTAAAGGAACAAATCTCCCATGCCGATATTGCAATCGGCAACCTTGAGGTGACTCTCGGCGGAAAGCCCTATCGGGGTTACCCTACTTTCAGTGCACCCGACGAATATCTGCAAGCTATTAAGGATGCCGGATTTGATGTTCTGCTCACAGCGAACAATCATTGTCTGGATCGCGGCAAGAAAGGGCTGGAACGAACGATTGCTCAAATAGACTCCCTTTCCATTCCTTATGCAGGCACTTACCGGAATGTAGCCGAACGCACACAGCGCTATCCTCTTTTTATCCGGAAAAAAGGTTTCTGCATAGCCATACTCAACTACACCTACGGCACTAATGGAATAAAGGCCACTCCGCCCAATATAGTCAATTACATCAATAAAGAAACAATATTAAAGGATATCCACAGTGCCCAGGCCGTACGTCCGGATGCCATTATAGCCTGCATGCACTGGGGAGAAGAATACCAATCACTCCCCAACCGGGAGCAACGCGAACTTGCCGACTGGCTATTGGAACAGGGCGTAATCCATATCATCGGCTCACATCCGCACGTAATCCAACCTATGGAATTGCGCGAGGACGGCAATCAGCAACACGCCGTCGTTTATTCCTTAGGAAACTTCATTTCCAATATGAGCGCGGCAAATACAGACGGCGGACTCATTTTCACCCTGCAACTGGAGAAATACCCTCTGCCCTCTCCTATTCATCCGCTACAAGGCAGATTAAGTTATTCACCCTTGCCCGACTCTTTTATCCCTTCTTTTCCATTCTCCCGAGTCGCACAATGCGGATACACCTTAGTATGGACTGCCCGTCCCACTCTTACCGGAGGAAAAAATTACATTTTATATCCGTCCTACTCTCCCATTGACCAACTGCCACAAGCAGCCCGTAACCGCCTGAATATCTTTACAAAGAACTCCCGAGAGTTCCTGTTCAAGCACAATACAGGAGTTTGCGAGAATAGCAAATAG
- a CDS encoding TolC family protein: protein MVYSALAVALIAGEACLVPIYAQDRAVQAMTLTTLYNLADQQSQKVKVSEVALRAANEGLAAAKSALLPSVDLSLQGSYTGNAFMLSRGFSANGTTDYIVPGVGVIPVANGKQDTPHWGNSFTAQVAQVVYAGGAIRSGIRMAELGKEMAELDVEKNRQEVRFLLTGYYLDLCKLGNQMEVVRQNIALTQKEIAQMKARHEQGTVLQNDITRYEFQLQSLELTLTKLTDASTIINHQLVTTLHLPEQTVIVPDKNELNTEINALSAITAQDTWQQTATSNNLGIRQSEVAANLAEQKVKQAKAESLPSVAVVAENHLFGPYTQDLIPKDCNVNVWFVGIGVKFSLGSLWKNKHHIRKARTEHRQSKEALALAREGVENAVQANYTNLLTSYTEVKTQQKQVELANQNYSVVQNRYQNDLALLTDMVDASNMKLSAEMALVNARISMLYNFYTLKYVTNTL, encoded by the coding sequence ATGGTTTATTCTGCTCTGGCTGTCGCCCTGATAGCCGGAGAGGCTTGTCTTGTGCCCATATATGCACAAGACAGGGCTGTGCAGGCGATGACACTCACGACACTTTACAATCTTGCTGACCAACAGAGCCAGAAGGTGAAGGTGAGTGAAGTGGCTTTGCGGGCAGCTAACGAAGGGTTGGCAGCGGCCAAATCGGCTTTGCTGCCGAGTGTGGATTTGAGCCTTCAAGGCAGTTATACGGGCAATGCCTTCATGTTGTCGCGAGGTTTTTCGGCTAATGGAACAACTGACTACATCGTACCGGGTGTGGGAGTTATTCCCGTTGCAAACGGCAAGCAAGACACACCTCATTGGGGAAACAGTTTTACGGCTCAGGTTGCACAAGTGGTCTATGCCGGTGGAGCTATCCGTTCGGGCATCCGTATGGCGGAATTGGGCAAGGAAATGGCAGAACTCGATGTGGAGAAGAACCGCCAGGAAGTGCGCTTCTTGTTGACGGGTTACTATCTTGACCTCTGTAAGTTAGGTAATCAGATGGAAGTGGTGCGCCAGAATATCGCACTTACGCAAAAGGAGATTGCCCAAATGAAAGCTCGCCATGAGCAGGGTACTGTTTTGCAGAACGACATCACTCGCTATGAATTCCAGTTGCAGAGTCTTGAACTCACACTGACAAAGCTCACCGATGCTTCTACCATCATCAACCATCAACTGGTAACAACACTTCATTTACCGGAACAGACGGTTATAGTTCCTGATAAGAACGAGCTCAACACAGAAATAAATGCACTCTCGGCAATCACTGCTCAAGATACGTGGCAGCAGACGGCGACAAGCAACAACCTTGGCATCCGTCAGTCGGAAGTGGCCGCAAATCTTGCAGAACAGAAGGTGAAGCAGGCAAAGGCAGAATCATTGCCTTCGGTGGCTGTCGTGGCAGAAAATCATCTCTTTGGTCCTTATACACAAGACCTCATCCCGAAAGATTGCAATGTAAACGTGTGGTTTGTCGGGATAGGCGTAAAGTTCAGCCTTGGCAGTCTTTGGAAGAACAAACATCACATCCGCAAGGCACGTACTGAACATCGGCAGTCAAAGGAAGCGCTCGCCTTGGCTCGTGAGGGTGTGGAAAATGCTGTACAGGCAAATTACACCAATCTCCTTACCTCCTACACCGAGGTGAAGACACAGCAGAAGCAGGTGGAACTTGCCAATCAGAACTACTCCGTGGTGCAGAATCGTTATCAAAACGACCTTGCACTCCTTACCGACATGGTCGATGCCTCCAACATGAAACTCTCTGCCGAAATGGCGCTGGTTAATGCCCGCATCAGCATGCTTTATAATTTCTATACACTCAAATACGTAACAAACACTTTATAA
- a CDS encoding alpha/beta hydrolase: MKRTIFFTAAFLSLLGLMESRAQNMQNNRNMEKLKLTEEWDKTFPKSDKVDHSKVTFVNRFGITLAADLYVPKIAVADKFPAIAVSGPFGAVKEQSSGLYAQTLAERGFLTIAFDPSFTGESSGQPRSVASPDINTEDFSAAVDYLATRPDVDAERIGILGICGWGGFAINAAANDTRIKATVASTMYDISRANANGYFDAADNADARYRMRRELNAQRTKDYRTGTYPCTTMNPEPAEDAPQFMKDYYDYYKTKRGYHSRSINSGLGWNQTSALAFINAPILAYSDEIRSAVLLIHGEKAHSRYFSEDAFKKLKGDNKELMIIPDAVHTDLYDRMDIIPFDKIELFFKEHLK; the protein is encoded by the coding sequence ATGAAACGGACAATCTTTTTTACAGCAGCTTTCCTCTCTCTCTTAGGCCTGATGGAGAGTCGTGCACAAAACATGCAAAATAACAGGAATATGGAAAAGTTGAAACTTACGGAAGAATGGGATAAGACATTTCCGAAGAGCGACAAAGTGGACCATAGTAAAGTGACCTTTGTCAATCGTTTCGGCATCACGCTCGCTGCAGACCTGTATGTACCGAAAATCGCTGTTGCCGATAAGTTCCCGGCCATTGCAGTCAGCGGTCCGTTTGGTGCGGTGAAAGAACAATCGTCAGGACTGTATGCACAGACACTTGCCGAACGGGGTTTCCTGACCATTGCTTTCGACCCGTCGTTTACGGGTGAGAGTAGCGGACAACCTCGCAGTGTGGCTTCACCCGATATCAATACGGAGGACTTTTCGGCAGCAGTGGATTACCTTGCCACACGTCCCGATGTGGATGCGGAGCGTATCGGCATACTCGGCATTTGCGGTTGGGGAGGCTTTGCTATCAATGCAGCGGCCAATGACACGCGTATCAAGGCTACGGTGGCTTCTACCATGTACGATATCAGCCGCGCCAATGCCAACGGTTATTTCGATGCAGCGGACAATGCAGATGCACGCTACCGGATGCGTCGGGAGCTCAATGCGCAACGCACAAAAGATTATCGTACGGGTACTTACCCCTGCACGACAATGAATCCTGAACCGGCCGAAGATGCACCGCAGTTCATGAAAGATTATTACGATTATTACAAAACGAAACGAGGCTATCATTCCCGTTCCATTAACTCCGGTTTGGGGTGGAACCAGACTTCGGCACTTGCTTTCATCAATGCGCCAATCCTTGCTTATAGTGATGAAATTCGTAGCGCCGTATTGCTTATCCATGGAGAGAAAGCTCATTCCCGGTATTTCAGCGAAGATGCTTTCAAGAAATTGAAGGGGGATAACAAGGAGCTGATGATTATTCCCGATGCTGTGCATACGGATTTGTATGACCGTATGGACATTATTCCTTTCGATAAGATAGAGCTTTTTTTCAAGGAGCACTTGAAATGA
- the ffh gene encoding signal recognition particle protein: protein MFDNLSERLERSFKILKGEGKITEINVAETLKDVRKALLDADVNYKVAKNFTDTVKEKALGQNVLTAVKPSQLMVKIVHDELTQLMGGETAEINIDSKPAVILMSGLQGSGKTTFSGKLARMLKTKKNRKPLLVACDVYRPAAIEQLRVLAEQIEVPMYSEPDSKNPVAIAQNAIQEAKAKGYDLVIVDTAGRLAVDEEMMNEIAAIKAAINPNEILFVVDSMTGQDAVNTAKEFNDRLDFNGVVLTKLDGDTRGGAALSIRSVVNKPIKFVGTGEKLDAIDQFHPARMADRILGMGDIVSLVERAQEQYDEEEAKRLQKKIAKNQFDFNDFLNQIAQIKKMGNLKELASMIPGVGKAIKDIDIDDNAFKSIEAIIYSMTPEERSNPAILNGSRRQRIAKGSGTNIQEVNRLLKQFDQTRKMMKMVTGSKMGKMMPKLKR, encoded by the coding sequence ATGTTCGATAATTTAAGCGAGAGACTTGAGAGGTCGTTTAAAATTTTGAAGGGTGAAGGTAAAATCACCGAAATCAATGTGGCAGAGACGCTGAAAGACGTGCGTAAAGCACTTCTGGATGCCGACGTAAACTATAAAGTAGCTAAAAATTTCACCGATACCGTTAAAGAAAAGGCTTTGGGACAAAACGTGCTGACAGCGGTAAAGCCCAGCCAATTAATGGTAAAAATCGTACACGATGAGTTAACCCAGCTCATGGGGGGCGAAACTGCGGAAATCAACATTGACTCCAAACCGGCCGTTATTCTGATGTCCGGTCTGCAAGGTTCCGGTAAGACAACTTTCTCCGGAAAATTGGCACGAATGTTGAAAACCAAAAAGAACCGGAAGCCTTTGTTGGTAGCTTGTGACGTTTACCGTCCCGCTGCTATCGAGCAGTTACGCGTGCTGGCCGAACAGATTGAAGTACCTATGTACTCCGAACCGGACAGCAAGAATCCGGTAGCCATTGCCCAGAACGCCATACAGGAAGCTAAAGCCAAAGGATACGACCTCGTAATTGTCGATACAGCCGGTCGTCTGGCCGTAGACGAAGAAATGATGAACGAGATTGCTGCGATAAAAGCCGCTATCAATCCCAACGAAATCTTGTTTGTGGTAGACTCTATGACCGGACAAGATGCTGTAAATACCGCAAAAGAATTCAATGACCGCTTGGACTTCAACGGTGTAGTATTGACTAAGCTGGACGGTGATACCCGCGGTGGTGCCGCCCTTTCCATCCGTTCCGTAGTAAACAAGCCTATCAAATTTGTCGGTACCGGTGAAAAGTTGGATGCTATTGACCAATTCCACCCTGCCCGTATGGCCGACCGTATTCTCGGCATGGGTGATATCGTATCACTGGTAGAGCGTGCACAAGAACAATACGATGAAGAAGAAGCCAAACGTCTGCAAAAGAAAATTGCAAAGAACCAGTTCGACTTCAACGACTTCCTGAACCAAATTGCCCAAATCAAGAAAATGGGTAACCTGAAAGAACTCGCTTCCATGATACCGGGTGTTGGAAAAGCCATTAAAGATATTGACATTGACGACAATGCCTTCAAGAGCATCGAAGCGATTATCTACTCCATGACTCCGGAAGAACGCAGCAACCCGGCTATTCTGAACGGTTCTCGCCGCCAGCGTATTGCCAAAGGTAGCGGTACAAACATTCAAGAAGTGAACCGACTGCTGAAACAGTTCGATCAAACCCGTAAGATGATGAAAATGGTGACCGGCAGTAAAATGGGTAAAATGATGCCGAAACTGAAAAGATAA
- a CDS encoding HlyD family secretion protein, with product MEKNKIHIYLYNVLIVLCLLGGAVYVVSQFMHFGSGEFTDNARVRQNVVPQSSRVQGFIREVRFADFQQVKKGDTLVIIEDAEFRLRLAQAETNLIRAEQGSQGTASSIVTTKTSMTVTEAGIESARVQMENAMREDTRFKKLLSQDAVTRQQYDKVHTGYLSAKAAYEQAVRSRQMQSAVMTEQGHHLSVSEQGIELARRAVDLARLNLSYCYIIATCNGTVGTKDIHVGQLVNPGQTLVSIVDNGERWVEANYKESQLPHIKVGSKAEITADAVPGIQYTGTVERISDATGSAFSLIPIDNATGNFVKVEQRVTVRIKLNENADVARLKSGYNVECIIEE from the coding sequence ATGGAAAAGAACAAGATACACATCTATTTATATAATGTGCTCATCGTGCTTTGCCTCTTGGGTGGAGCCGTTTATGTGGTGAGCCAGTTTATGCACTTCGGCAGTGGAGAATTTACCGACAATGCCCGTGTACGCCAGAACGTCGTGCCTCAGAGCAGTCGTGTGCAAGGCTTTATTCGCGAGGTACGTTTCGCGGATTTCCAGCAGGTAAAGAAAGGTGATACGCTCGTCATCATCGAGGATGCCGAATTTCGCTTGCGACTGGCCCAAGCCGAGACCAACCTTATCCGTGCCGAACAAGGTTCGCAGGGAACGGCAAGCAGCATCGTTACCACCAAGACAAGCATGACCGTTACCGAAGCCGGCATCGAATCCGCACGTGTACAGATGGAGAATGCTATGCGTGAGGATACCCGTTTCAAGAAGCTCCTCAGTCAGGATGCTGTCACCCGACAACAATATGATAAAGTACATACAGGCTATCTGAGTGCCAAGGCAGCCTACGAGCAGGCAGTTCGTTCACGTCAGATGCAGTCGGCTGTTATGACCGAACAAGGGCATCACCTTTCCGTTTCGGAGCAGGGCATCGAACTGGCTCGTCGTGCCGTCGACCTCGCCCGTCTCAACCTCTCCTATTGCTACATCATTGCCACTTGTAACGGTACCGTTGGCACGAAGGACATTCACGTAGGTCAGCTTGTCAATCCGGGCCAGACACTGGTAAGTATCGTTGACAATGGTGAACGTTGGGTTGAAGCGAACTATAAGGAAAGCCAGTTGCCTCACATCAAAGTGGGCAGTAAGGCTGAGATTACAGCCGATGCCGTTCCAGGTATACAATATACGGGGACGGTGGAACGCATCTCTGATGCTACCGGCAGTGCCTTCTCACTTATTCCCATAGACAATGCCACGGGCAATTTTGTAAAGGTCGAACAGCGCGTCACCGTACGCATCAAGCTCAATGAGAATGCTGATGTTGCCAGGCTTAAAAGCGGTTATAATGTGGAATGTATCATTGAGGAATAA
- the folD gene encoding bifunctional methylenetetrahydrofolate dehydrogenase/methenyltetrahydrofolate cyclohydrolase FolD — protein MTLIDGKAISEQVKQEIAAEVAEIVARGGKRPHLAAILVGHDGGSETYVAAKVKACEICGFKSSLIRYEADVTEEELLAKVRELNEDADIDGFIVQLPLPKHISEQKVIETIDYRKDVDGFHPINVGRMSIGLPCYVSATPNGILELLKRYKIETSGKKCVVLGRSNIVGKPMAALMMQKAYPGDATVTVCHSRSKDLVKECQEADIIIAALGQPNFVKAEMVKEGAVVIDVGTTRVPDATKKSGFKLTGDVKFDEVAPKCSFITPVPGGVGPMTIVSLMKNTLLAGKKAIYQ, from the coding sequence ATGACACTGATTGACGGAAAAGCAATTTCCGAACAAGTAAAGCAGGAAATTGCAGCGGAAGTAGCTGAAATAGTGGCGCGCGGCGGAAAGCGTCCGCATCTGGCAGCTATCCTTGTGGGGCATGATGGTGGCAGCGAAACCTATGTTGCAGCCAAAGTAAAAGCCTGCGAAATATGCGGATTCAAATCCTCGCTTATTCGTTATGAAGCCGATGTAACGGAAGAAGAGCTGCTGGCGAAAGTGCGCGAATTAAATGAAGATGCAGACATAGACGGCTTTATCGTGCAATTACCCTTGCCGAAACATATCTCGGAACAAAAAGTGATTGAAACCATTGACTACCGTAAAGACGTGGACGGTTTCCACCCTATCAATGTAGGACGCATGTCCATAGGGCTGCCCTGTTATGTTTCCGCAACCCCTAACGGTATTCTCGAATTACTGAAAAGATATAAAATAGAAACTTCCGGAAAAAAATGTGTAGTATTAGGACGCAGTAACATCGTAGGTAAGCCCATGGCTGCTCTTATGATGCAAAAAGCCTATCCGGGCGATGCCACAGTAACCGTTTGCCACAGCCGCAGCAAGGATTTGGTAAAAGAGTGCCAAGAGGCGGACATTATCATCGCAGCTTTGGGACAGCCCAACTTTGTTAAAGCAGAAATGGTAAAAGAGGGTGCGGTTGTCATAGACGTAGGTACCACCCGCGTACCGGACGCAACCAAAAAATCCGGTTTCAAACTGACCGGTGACGTTAAGTTCGACGAGGTTGCTCCAAAGTGTTCATTCATCACTCCTGTGCCCGGTGGCGTGGGACCGATGACAATTGTTTCTTTAATGAAAAACACCCTGTTAGCCGGGAAAAAAGCTATTTACCAATAG